Proteins from one Coleofasciculus sp. FACHB-1120 genomic window:
- a CDS encoding methylenetetrahydrofolate reductase, which yields MSYLIQNSAGTREPHPYKTNLRAAVESGEFLVTAEVAPPKGGDPSEMLKMAQTLEGRVHAVNITDGSRAVLRMCSMAASVILLQHGIEPICQIACRDRNRIGLQADLMGAHALGIRNILALTGDPVKAGDHADAKSVFDLESVRLLGLIKKMNLGFDWNDKPLSDGATDLFVGAAIDPQLASWSGLQSRFERKLAAGAQFFQSQLICDFDRLEKFMDQIAAGCGKPILAGIFLLKSAKNAQFINRCVPGVNIPDHIIDRLAAASDPLQEGMLIAAEQVKLARQLCQGVHMMAVKREDLISQILDLAGIPPLTPVVTAGESNERTNNKAVADSASL from the coding sequence ATGAGTTATTTAATTCAAAATTCAGCAGGAACGCGGGAACCCCACCCCTATAAGACCAATTTGCGTGCTGCTGTGGAATCGGGTGAATTTTTAGTGACCGCCGAGGTTGCCCCTCCCAAGGGCGGCGATCCTTCCGAGATGCTGAAAATGGCCCAAACCCTCGAAGGTCGGGTTCATGCGGTCAATATTACCGATGGCAGTCGGGCGGTGTTGCGGATGTGTTCGATGGCGGCTTCAGTGATATTGCTCCAGCATGGAATCGAGCCGATTTGTCAGATTGCTTGTCGCGATCGCAACCGCATCGGATTGCAAGCTGACTTGATGGGTGCCCATGCGTTGGGAATTCGCAATATCTTAGCTTTGACTGGCGATCCTGTAAAAGCTGGAGATCATGCCGATGCCAAGAGTGTATTTGACCTAGAATCCGTGCGGTTGCTGGGATTAATCAAAAAAATGAATCTCGGCTTCGACTGGAACGACAAACCCTTGAGTGATGGGGCGACTGACTTGTTCGTGGGTGCGGCTATCGATCCGCAATTAGCTAGCTGGTCGGGGTTGCAAAGTCGATTTGAGCGGAAATTAGCAGCAGGGGCGCAGTTTTTCCAAAGCCAGCTGATTTGCGATTTTGACCGCCTAGAAAAATTTATGGATCAAATCGCGGCTGGCTGTGGAAAGCCAATTTTGGCGGGAATTTTTCTGCTCAAATCTGCTAAGAATGCCCAATTTATCAATCGATGCGTGCCGGGAGTAAATATTCCCGACCACATTATTGATAGACTAGCCGCTGCTTCCGATCCCTTGCAAGAAGGGATGCTAATTGCCGCCGAACAAGTTAAATTAGCTCGTCAACTCTGCCAAGGGGTTCATATGATGGCAGTGAAACGAGAAGATTTGATTTCGCAAATCCTCGATTTAGCCGGAATTCCACCACTGACTCCGGTGGTGACAGCAGGAGAAAGTAATGAACGCACAAACAACAAAGCAGTTGCCGATTCCGCCTCACTTTGA
- a CDS encoding cysteine hydrolase family protein, with amino-acid sequence MNAQTTKQLPIPPHFDAKKVGEVWRVPYQQRAGDAREWAKKHQISAAAEDKTRICLLLIDVQNTFCIPDFELFVGGRTGTGAVEDNRRLSEFIYRNLGMITAIAPTMDTHTAMQIFHPVFWINNAGEHPTAAVTMITPEDVHQGVWKVNPAVAGIAGVDYAELSSHALHYVKHLSEAGKYPLTVWPYHSMLGGIGHALVSAVEEALFFHCIARNSQTQFEIKGDNPLTENYSVLRAEVLESTNGRPIAQKNTSLIQQLLAFDAVIIAGQAKSHCVAWTIDDLLSEITAKDANLAKKVYLLEDCTSPVVVPGVVDYTDGAEEAFARFAAAGMHLVQSTQPLETWADFPKIGNE; translated from the coding sequence ATGAACGCACAAACAACAAAGCAGTTGCCGATTCCGCCTCACTTTGATGCCAAAAAGGTCGGGGAAGTCTGGCGGGTGCCTTATCAGCAACGGGCAGGGGATGCGAGGGAGTGGGCGAAAAAACACCAGATTTCAGCGGCGGCTGAGGACAAAACTCGCATTTGCCTATTGTTAATCGATGTCCAGAATACGTTTTGCATCCCCGATTTTGAATTATTTGTCGGTGGGAGAACGGGTACGGGTGCGGTAGAAGATAATCGGCGGCTGAGTGAATTTATTTATCGGAATTTGGGGATGATTACAGCGATCGCTCCCACAATGGATACTCACACGGCGATGCAAATTTTCCATCCCGTCTTCTGGATTAACAACGCTGGAGAACATCCCACCGCCGCCGTGACGATGATTACACCGGAGGATGTTCACCAAGGTGTGTGGAAGGTGAATCCAGCCGTTGCCGGGATTGCTGGTGTCGATTACGCCGAACTTTCCTCACACGCTTTGCATTATGTCAAGCATTTGAGTGAAGCGGGTAAATATCCGCTGACGGTGTGGCCTTATCATTCCATGCTGGGTGGAATTGGTCACGCTTTGGTGTCAGCGGTGGAAGAGGCACTCTTTTTCCACTGTATTGCCCGGAATAGCCAAACGCAGTTTGAAATTAAAGGCGATAATCCTTTAACTGAAAATTATTCTGTCCTGCGGGCGGAAGTTTTGGAAAGTACAAATGGACGCCCGATTGCTCAGAAAAATACCAGCTTGATTCAACAGTTACTCGCGTTTGATGCGGTGATTATTGCTGGTCAAGCGAAGAGTCACTGCGTTGCCTGGACAATTGATGATTTGTTATCAGAAATAACAGCAAAAGACGCTAATCTTGCGAAAAAAGTGTATTTGCTAGAAGATTGCACCTCACCTGTTGTCGTTCCTGGAGTGGTGGATTACACGGATGGAGCAGAAGAAGCTTTTGCTAGATTTGCCGCAGCAGGAATGCATCTGGTTCAATCCACTCAACCCCTAGAAACCTGGGCTGACTTTCCTAAAATTGGAAATGAGTAA
- a CDS encoding ATP-binding protein has protein sequence MTSSNDAIQALREALRFSPDNVPLRQHLAETLLSQGQAEEAEQEYRLALARSPENQQLKLGLARAFYQQGKHPQALVIVEDQIKRLDCPAGAFLLHARLLLNTGAVEQAVRQYRRAVEADPSVSDPDFAERLGIGAEEDVQEVVDGKIRAGVGDFPHPEEDTPVEKPAIGFRDVGGMEAVKDEIRMKIIYPLKQPELYKAYGKAIGGGILMYGPPGCGKTYLARATAGEINSSFLSVGINDVLDMWLGNSERNLHDLFEQARRNQPCVLFFDEVDALAASRADLRQNSSRMVINQFLSELDGVRSSNEGVLILAATNAPWHLDSAFRRPGRFDRILFVPPPDAEARAAILRLLCRGKPVEDIDYNHLAKKTENYSGADLMAVVDVAVEKKLAEAMKIGIPKPLTTKDLASAAGSVKPSTKEWFSTARNYALYANESGLYDDILKYLKL, from the coding sequence ATGACTAGCAGCAACGATGCAATTCAGGCACTGCGCGAAGCTCTCCGATTTTCTCCGGATAATGTACCTTTGCGACAACATCTTGCAGAGACCCTTTTAAGCCAGGGTCAGGCAGAGGAAGCCGAGCAAGAATACCGCCTCGCCTTAGCGCGATCGCCAGAAAATCAGCAGTTGAAATTGGGATTAGCTCGTGCCTTCTATCAACAAGGAAAGCATCCCCAAGCGCTAGTAATTGTGGAAGATCAAATAAAGCGCTTGGATTGTCCAGCGGGTGCTTTTCTGCTTCATGCGCGTCTTCTTCTCAACACGGGGGCTGTGGAACAAGCTGTCCGTCAGTATCGCAGAGCTGTTGAAGCCGACCCATCTGTCAGCGACCCAGATTTTGCCGAAAGGTTGGGAATTGGGGCAGAGGAGGATGTGCAAGAGGTCGTAGACGGGAAGATTCGGGCAGGGGTGGGAGACTTTCCGCACCCAGAAGAAGATACTCCAGTCGAAAAACCCGCGATCGGATTCCGAGATGTTGGCGGTATGGAAGCGGTCAAAGACGAAATTCGGATGAAAATTATTTATCCCCTGAAACAGCCGGAACTGTACAAAGCTTATGGGAAGGCAATTGGGGGCGGAATTTTGATGTACGGCCCTCCGGGTTGCGGTAAAACTTACCTGGCTCGTGCGACAGCTGGCGAAATTAATTCTAGTTTCCTCTCTGTCGGAATTAACGATGTATTAGATATGTGGTTGGGCAACAGCGAACGCAATTTGCACGACCTTTTTGAACAAGCCAGACGTAACCAACCTTGCGTATTATTTTTTGATGAAGTTGATGCTTTAGCTGCCAGTCGTGCGGACTTGCGACAAAATTCTAGCCGCATGGTAATTAACCAATTTCTATCAGAATTGGACGGAGTGAGGAGTTCTAATGAAGGGGTATTAATTCTGGCTGCAACGAACGCCCCTTGGCACTTAGACTCAGCCTTCCGTCGTCCGGGTCGTTTTGACCGCATCTTGTTTGTACCACCGCCTGATGCAGAAGCAAGAGCAGCCATTTTGCGCCTGCTGTGTCGGGGTAAGCCAGTGGAGGATATTGACTACAACCACTTAGCCAAGAAAACTGAGAATTATTCAGGCGCAGACTTAATGGCAGTGGTGGATGTGGCAGTAGAAAAGAAGTTAGCAGAAGCGATGAAAATAGGTATCCCAAAGCCACTGACTACCAAAGATTTAGCTTCGGCGGCGGGAAGCGTGAAACCTTCGACAAAAGAATGGTTTTCAACGGCTCGTAATTATGCCTTGTATGCGAATGAGAGCGGTTTGTACGATGACATCCTGAAATATCTGAAACTCTGA